AACCACGACAAACAAAGTCCTCCCCACGCCCGTCTCCCGCCTGACGCCCGTCGTCCGCGCCCGCGCGCGGCTATCGACGCGCGCGCTCGGTGTGGGGACCATGCGCTGCAGGCGAGCTTTCCGGGCGATGCAACTCACACGCCGTCGAGCGGATCGCAATGGCAGACCATCGTCCAGTGACGGCCGCCGCTTCCTCTCATTCGACGGAGATTTCGATTATGAACGCTTTCAGATTTGTCTGCGCCGCTGCGCTGTCCCTCGCCCTCGTGGCGCCCGCATTCGCCAAGAGCGCGTCGCGCATGCGGCTGCTCGCTTCGCCCGATCCGGCGAAGATAGGGAGGACCGTGCGGCTACAGGCCGAGGTCGACGGCCGCGGGCTCGGGCCGACGGGGAAGGTGACCTTTTCCGATGGAGCGGTCGTCATCGGCGCGGCGCTGCTGTCGCGCATCGGCGCGGGGCAGGCGACCCTGACCGGGGGAGCGACGCATGCCTGCGCAGTCTCTGCGGCTGGCGGCGCGCGATGCTGGGGCGGGAACGACCGCGGCGCGCTCGGCGACGGCTCGACCAAGCAAAGAGACGCGCCGGTCGATGTGCAGGGGCTCTCGCACGATATCGTCGCGGTCACGGGGGGTATTCTGCACAGCTGCGCGCTGACCAGCGCCGGCGCCGTCAAATGCTGGGGTTTCAACAATTCCGGCATTCTCGGCGATGGGACGTCGAACGACCGACTCAGGCCGGTCGGCGTGTCGGGCCTTTCGAGCGGCGTCGTCGCCGTCGCGGCCGGCGCGGTCCACACTTGCGCGCTGACCAGCGCCGGCGCCGCCAAATGCTGGGGGTACAATTCCGAGGGCCAGCTCGGCGACGGAACGACGTCGAGCCGCCGAACGCCGGTCGACGTAGCGGGCCTTTCGAGCGGCGTCGTCGCGATCACGGGAGGCAGAGAGCACACATGCGCTGCAACCAGCGCCGGCGCCGTCAAATGCTGGGGCTATAATGACCGTGGCCAGATCGGCGACGGGACCACGTCGGACCACTCGGCGCCCGTCGCCGTGTCGGGTCTTTCGAGCGGGGTCGTCGGCATCTCGGCGGGAGGGGCTCACAGCTGCGCGCTGACCAGCGCCGGCGCTGTCCTATGCTGGGGAGCCAATTTCGACGGCCAGCTCGGCGACGGGACCTATGAAAATCGTTCCACCCCGGTCGCGGTGTCGGGACTTTCGAGCGGCGTCGTCGCCATCTCGGCGGGCGAATATCACACTTGCGCGCTGACCGGCGCGGGCGCCGTCCTGTGCTGGGGATCGAACTCGTTCGGCGCGCTCGGCGATGCGTCGACGCCGGGCAGTCGGCCCATTCCCGGGCCGGTGACGGGTCTTTCGAGCGGCGTTCGCGTCGTCGCCGCCGGCGGCTCCCATACTTGCGCGCTGACCAGCGCCGGCGCAGTTCAATGCTGGGGCCAGAACTTCTTCGGCCAGATCGGCGACGGCACGAATACGCATCGTTCGACCCCGACGCCGGTCCTTCGCTTGACTCCCGCTGTGCGTGGCCGCGCGCTTTTGTCGACGCGCTCGCTCGGCGTCGGCGCGCACACGTTGCAGGCGAGCTTTCCGGGAGACGCGGCGCATGACCCGTCGAGCGCGGCGCAGTCGCAGACCATCGTCCCGTGACGGCGGCTCCGGCGGGGCAGCGCGGCCGACCTCGTTCGGGGCGCGCCTCGGCGTCCTCGATCATCTAGCTTCATTGCGGAGATTTCGATCATGACTGCTTTCAAAATTCTCTGCGTGGCCCTGTCTCTCGCCCTCGCGGCGCCGGCATTCGCCAAGAGCGCGTCGCGCACGCGGCTGCTCACTTCGCCCAATCCGGCGAAGCTCGGCCAGACGGTGAAGCTCGTCGGCGAGGTGGATGGTTTCGGCGGCGGCGCGCCGACGGGGACGGTGAATTTCACCGACGGCGACGTCGCGCTCGGCGCCGGGACGCTCTCGCCTTACGGCGCGGGACAGGCGACGCTGACGGCGAACATGTGGCACGTCTGCGCCTTGACATCCGCCGGCGGAGCCGCGTGCTGGGGCCGCAACTCCGCCGGCGAGGTCGGAGACGGGACGACGACGAGGCGCCTGAGCCCGGTCGCGGTGACGGGTCTTTCGAGCGGCGTCGTCGCCATATCGGCCGGCGGTTCGTATTCTTGCGCGCTGACCACCGTCGGCGGCGTCAAATGCTGGGGCGTCAACTATGCCGGCCAGCTCGGCGATGGGACGACCTTGGAGCGTCACCAGCCCGTCGCCGTTTCGGGATTGTCGACCGGCGTGGTCGCCATCGCGGCGGGATCTCAGCACAGCTGCGCGCTGACCGCCGTCGGAGGCGTCGAATGTTGGGGCAGCAACTATTACGGCCAGCTCGGCGACGGGACCACAGAAAATCGCCACACCCCCGTCACTGTGTCGGGCCTCTCGAGCGGCGTCGTCGCGATCTCGGCCGGCCAACATCACAGTTGCGCGCTGACCAGCGTCGGCTCCGTCAAATGCTGGGGGGGCATCTACACCAATCACAGCACCGTTCCCGTGGCCGTGCCCGGGCTGTCGAGCGGCGTCGCGGCGATCGCGTCGGGATTTTCTCACGCTTGCGCCCTCACCAGCCTCCACGGCGTCAAATGCTGGGGCACCAACAACTGGGGCGAGCTCGGCGACGGCACGAGGACGAACCGCTCGACGCCGGTCGAGGTCTCTACGCTGTCGACCGGCGTGGTGGCGATCGCCGGCGGACAGTACCATACCTGCGCCTTGAAAGGCGACGGCGCGCTTTTCTGCTGGGGGTCCAACGACAGCGGCCAAGTCGGCGACAGAACGACCACGACTCGCGACACGCCTGTCGCCGTGCCCGGCCATACACGGGGCGTCGCCGCGATCGCGCCGGCATTCGGATACACCTGCGTCTCGATGGTCACCGGGGTCGTCAGATGCTGGGGCTTCAATGCGAGCGGGCGACTCGGCGATGGGACGACCAGGAACCGCCGCGCTCCCAAGCCTATCCCCGATTTCACGGCCCTCGTTCGCACGCGGGCGCCTTTGTTGACAAAGTCGCTCGGCGCCGGAACGCATACGCTGCGGGCGACCTATTCGGGCGATGCGGCGCATTCGCAGTCGAGCGGCTCGCGCGCGCAGACCATCGCTCCGTGAAGAGGCGTCTTTGATCGAACGGCGGTCTTGCGAGGCGGCTCCGCCGCACTTGCTCGTGTCACGCGAAATGTCTAGCCTGCGCTCAATTCAGGGAGGGATTTCGATCATGAGCGCTTTCAAAATGTTCTGCGTCGCGCTGTGTCTCGTCCTCGCGGCGCCCGCGTTCGGCAAGAGCGCGTCGCGCACGCGGCTGCTCACTTCGCCCAATCCGGCGAAGCTCGGCCAGACAGTGAAGCTCGTCGGCGAGGTCGATGGCTTCGGCGGCGGCGCGGCGACCGGCAAGGTGACGTTCACCGATGGCGATGTCACGCTCGGATTGGGGACGCTGTCGCCTTATGGAGCGGGGCAGGCGACGCTCTCGGTGGGCCAGTGGCACAATTGCGTCTTGGACGCCGCCGGCGGGATCTCGTGCTAGGGCGTCAACAAGCATGGACAGCTCGGCGACGGAACGACGACGCGCCGCCTCACGCCGGTCGCCGTGTCGCTCTCGAGCCGCGCCGTCGCGGTGACGGTCGGCTATGCGCACAGCTGCGCGTTGACCACCGCCGGCGGCGTCAAATGCTGGGGTTGCATGACTGTTATCGAAGACAACATTTGCGAGGACAGCTCCACCCCTGTCTCCGTGCCGGGATTGTCGACCGGCGTCGTCGCCATCGCGGCGGGGTACGGGCACACTTGCGCGCTGACCGCCACCGGCGCGGTAAGATGCTGGGGCTTGAACTGGCATGGCCAACTCGGCGACGGCACGACCACGTCGCGAAGTGTTCCTGTTCCCGTCTCGGGTCTTTCGAGCGGCGTCGTCGCAATCGCGACGGGCGACTACTACAGTTGCGCGCTGACCATCGCGGGCGCCGTCAAATGCTGGGGGTGGAACTTGTATGGTCAGCTCGGCGACGGGACCCTGCAAGATCGTCACAGCCCCGTCTCGGTGTCGGGATTGTCGAGCGGCGTCAGCGCGATCTCTTCGGCGGCACTGCACAGCTGCGCGTTGACCCGCGCGCATGGCGTCAAATGCTGGGGTAAAATCAGCGACGGCAGCTCGGGGGGAATCGTCGGGTCGACGCCGAAAGATTTCGGGACGTTCACCGGCTTGGTCGCGATCGACGCCGGGAATTCACGGGCTTGTGCGTTGAAAGGCGATGGCGCGCTGCTGTGCTTGAAGCTCGGTCAAGGCGGCGTGCCCATCGCCGAACCCATTTACACGCGAGGGGTAGTCGCGTCGGCGGGAGGCTCCGCTTGCGTCTCTATGGCCTCCGGCGCCGTCACCTGCAGGCTGACATGCTGCAACATGCCGAAGCTTCCCAGTGTGACGGCCCTCGTCCGCGCGCGGGCGTCTCTGCTGGTCAACTCGCTCGGCGTCGGAACGCACACGCTGCGGGCCACCTATTCGGGCGACGCGGCGCATTCGCAGTCGAGCGGCTCGCGCGCGCAGACGATCGTTCCGTGAGGGAACGGCCCAGATCGAAGGGCGGCCTCGCGAGGCGTGGGACGCATGCGCTCCGGGCGAGCTATCCAGGCAATGCGTCGCATATGCCGTCGAGCGGGTCGACATCGCAGGTCATTGCGCCGTGAGGGCGGCTTCCGCTCCATCAAGCTTTTCGAATGGCCCAGGCGCATCGATTTTTTTGTCGTCGGGCGCGCCATCGCATAGAGGTTCCGACCATGAACTTTTTCAAATTTCTCTGCCTCGCATCGGCTCTCGCGCTCGCGGCTCCCGCATTGGCGCAGAATGCGTCGCGCACGCGGCTCGTCACGCATCCCTATTCTTCGAAAGCGGGCCAGACCGTGAAGCTCGTAGCGGAAGTCGACGGCCTCGGCGGCGGAGCGCCGACGGGGACGGTGAGCTTTGCCGAGGGCGCGGTCGCGCTGGGCGCGGGAATCCTGTCGCCCTATGGCGCGGGACAGGCGACTCTGGCCGGCGGCTCTTATCACACATGCGTGTTGGGTGCAGCGAGCGACGTCCAATGCTGGGGCGACAATTCCTACGGTCAGCTCGGCGACGGAACGATTACGGATCGATACAGTCCCGTCGCCGTGTCGGGTCTTTCGAGCGGCGTCCTCGCGATCGTGGCGGGCGCCCATCACACTTGCGCGCTGACCGCTGCCGGCGCCGTCGCGTGCTGGGGACCGAATTACTTCGGCATGCTCGGCGACGGGACCGGTGTGCAGCGTCTTACCCCGGTCGCCGTGCAGGGTCTTTCGAGCGGCGTCGTCGCGATCGCGGCGGGCGGCCTGCACACCTGCGCGCTGACAATCGCCGGCGCGGTCAAATGCTGGGGCTCGAACGCGAAAGGCCAGCTCGGCGACGGGACGAAACTCGACCGCTACGTTCCGGTCGCGGTGCAGGGTCTTTCGAGCGGGGTCGTCGCGATCGCAGCGGGCGCCGAGCACAGCTGCGCGCTGACCAGCGTCGGCGCCGTCAAATGCTGGGGGTCCAATGAAGCGGGCGCGGTCGGCGACGGGACGAGCGGATACCACTTGTATCGTCTCGTTCCCGTCGCCGTCTCGGGCCTTTCGCGCGACATCGTCGCGATTTCGGCGGGCAACAATCACACTTGCGCGCTGACCGCCGCCCGCGCCGTCAAATGCTGGGGTTTGAATACCTACGGCGAGCTCGGCGACGGCACGACCACTTCCCGAAACATTCCTGTCCCCGTCTCGGGTCTTTCGAGCGGCGTGGTCGCGATCTCGACCGGAGCCACATCCCAGTTCAACTGCGCGCTGAAGGGCGGCGGCGGCGTTCTGTGCTGGGGCCGTAACCATTTCGGCGAACTCGGCGACCTCTCTGTCACTGATCGCTCGACGCCTGTGGCTGTCGCAGGACATACGCGGGACGTCGACGCAATCGCTTTGGGAAAGTTTCATACCTGCATCTCGATCGGTTCCGGGATCGTCAGATGCTGGGGGAGAAACAATGCCGGCCAGCTCGGCGATGGGACGATCGCGAACCGGCGGTCCCCAGCGCCGGTCCCCGGCTTCACTGCGCTGATCCGCGCCCGGGCGACAATGCTGACCCATTCGCTCGGCGTCGGGGCGCATCAGCTGCTGACGAGTTTTCAGGGAGACGCGCTTCATACG
The sequence above is a segment of the Methylosinus trichosporium OB3b genome. Coding sequences within it:
- a CDS encoding Ig-like domain repeat protein; its protein translation is MTAFKILCVALSLALAAPAFAKSASRTRLLTSPNPAKLGQTVKLVGEVDGFGGGAPTGTVNFTDGDVALGAGTLSPYGAGQATLTANMWHVCALTSAGGAACWGRNSAGEVGDGTTTRRLSPVAVTGLSSGVVAISAGGSYSCALTTVGGVKCWGVNYAGQLGDGTTLERHQPVAVSGLSTGVVAIAAGSQHSCALTAVGGVECWGSNYYGQLGDGTTENRHTPVTVSGLSSGVVAISAGQHHSCALTSVGSVKCWGGIYTNHSTVPVAVPGLSSGVAAIASGFSHACALTSLHGVKCWGTNNWGELGDGTRTNRSTPVEVSTLSTGVVAIAGGQYHTCALKGDGALFCWGSNDSGQVGDRTTTTRDTPVAVPGHTRGVAAIAPAFGYTCVSMVTGVVRCWGFNASGRLGDGTTRNRRAPKPIPDFTALVRTRAPLLTKSLGAGTHTLRATYSGDAAHSQSSGSRAQTIAP
- a CDS encoding regulator of chromosome condensation RCC1 is translated as MNFFKFLCLASALALAAPALAQNASRTRLVTHPYSSKAGQTVKLVAEVDGLGGGAPTGTVSFAEGAVALGAGILSPYGAGQATLAGGSYHTCVLGAASDVQCWGDNSYGQLGDGTITDRYSPVAVSGLSSGVLAIVAGAHHTCALTAAGAVACWGPNYFGMLGDGTGVQRLTPVAVQGLSSGVVAIAAGGLHTCALTIAGAVKCWGSNAKGQLGDGTKLDRYVPVAVQGLSSGVVAIAAGAEHSCALTSVGAVKCWGSNEAGAVGDGTSGYHLYRLVPVAVSGLSRDIVAISAGNNHTCALTAARAVKCWGLNTYGELGDGTTTSRNIPVPVSGLSSGVVAISTGATSQFNCALKGGGGVLCWGRNHFGELGDLSVTDRSTPVAVAGHTRDVDAIALGKFHTCISIGSGIVRCWGRNNAGQLGDGTIANRRSPAPVPGFTALIRARATMLTHSLGVGAHQLLTSFQGDALHTPSSGATWHTVNP
- a CDS encoding RCC1 domain-containing protein, which encodes MTVIEDNICEDSSTPVSVPGLSTGVVAIAAGYGHTCALTATGAVRCWGLNWHGQLGDGTTTSRSVPVPVSGLSSGVVAIATGDYYSCALTIAGAVKCWGWNLYGQLGDGTLQDRHSPVSVSGLSSGVSAISSAALHSCALTRAHGVKCWGKISDGSSGGIVGSTPKDFGTFTGLVAIDAGNSRACALKGDGALLCLKLGQGGVPIAEPIYTRGVVASAGGSACVSMASGAVTCRLTCCNMPKLPSVTALVRARASLLVNSLGVGTHTLRATYSGDAAHSQSSGSRAQTIVP
- a CDS encoding RCC1 domain-containing protein, producing MNAFRFVCAAALSLALVAPAFAKSASRMRLLASPDPAKIGRTVRLQAEVDGRGLGPTGKVTFSDGAVVIGAALLSRIGAGQATLTGGATHACAVSAAGGARCWGGNDRGALGDGSTKQRDAPVDVQGLSHDIVAVTGGILHSCALTSAGAVKCWGFNNSGILGDGTSNDRLRPVGVSGLSSGVVAVAAGAVHTCALTSAGAAKCWGYNSEGQLGDGTTSSRRTPVDVAGLSSGVVAITGGREHTCAATSAGAVKCWGYNDRGQIGDGTTSDHSAPVAVSGLSSGVVGISAGGAHSCALTSAGAVLCWGANFDGQLGDGTYENRSTPVAVSGLSSGVVAISAGEYHTCALTGAGAVLCWGSNSFGALGDASTPGSRPIPGPVTGLSSGVRVVAAGGSHTCALTSAGAVQCWGQNFFGQIGDGTNTHRSTPTPVLRLTPAVRGRALLSTRSLGVGAHTLQASFPGDAAHDPSSAAQSQTIVP
- a CDS encoding Ig-like domain-containing protein; translation: MSAFKMFCVALCLVLAAPAFGKSASRTRLLTSPNPAKLGQTVKLVGEVDGFGGGAATGKVTFTDGDVTLGLGTLSPYGAGQATLSVGQWHNCVLDAAGGISC